In Gigantopelta aegis isolate Gae_Host chromosome 14, Gae_host_genome, whole genome shotgun sequence, the following proteins share a genomic window:
- the LOC121388843 gene encoding nucleoside diphosphate-linked moiety X motif 19-like: MAAVLKNWREAATLILVTAKHTGKHNIRFTPPVTSSSAKSRGDNLEVLMLKRSSKSSFMPNAYVFPGGVADDADFSEEWHDVFRVVGKEKTSALFEFVRRGSPACPIFTRVRDSRFSTIPAEIALRICAIRETFEESGVLLVRQISDLKMMSSEASFGTRGPLWGSVCTDSTIIERWRREVDEDATKFVKMCKDLDVVPDVWSLLEWSNWLTPTTERQRRFDTAFFICCLPEEVHVAEDKGETVHSVWDTPLQLLYEYQMDKAKLWPPQVYTLSVLANFQHVYELRQVLFDRLPWRSERWMPVMATCDDGILMMLPGDDSYPEDPYVEGDGNDDLTFSGTMEEQTNNTRNHNRAHGYMTEGGKLKYRLFCNIDYGDRRLSPLRGEDLNTALKTQRPSNAKL, from the exons ATGGCAGCCGTCCTGAAAAACTGGCGCGAAGCTGCAACCTTGATTCTCGTAACAGCAAAACACACAGGTAAACATAATATACGATTCACACCGCCGGTCACCAGTTCGTCGGCCAAATCAAGGGGAGACAACCTCGAGGTGCTTATGCTCAAACGGAGCAGCAAGAGTAGTTTCATGCCAAACGCCTACGTGTTTCCTGGAGGAGTCGCCGACGACGCCGATTTCTCGGAAGAATGGCACGACGTTTTCCGTGTCGTTGGAAAAGAAAAAACTTCGGCATTATTCGAATTCGTCAGAAGAGGAAGCCCAGCTTGTCCCATATTTACCCGAGTTCGAGACTCCCGATTTTCTACCATTCCCGCTGAAATAGCACTGCGAATCTGCGCCATCAGGGAGACATTTGAGGAGTCGGGGGTTTTGTTAGTCAGACAGATATCGGATCTGAAGATGATGTCATCAGAGGCTTCGTTTGGGACCCGGGGCCCGTTGTGGGGCTCAGTCTGTACAGACTCTACGATCATTGAAAGATGGAGACGAGAAGTGGACGAGGACGCTACCAAGTTTGTGAAGATGTGTAAAGACCTGGATGTCGTGCCCGACGTCTGGTCTCTGCTGGAGTGGTCCAACTGGTTGACTCCCACCACGGAACGGCAAAGGAGGTTCGACACGGCCTTCTTCATCTGTTGTTTACCAGAGGAGGTCCATGTAGCAGAAGATAAAGGAGAAACCGTCCATTCAGTG TGGGACACTCCACTGCAGCTGCTGTACGAATACCAGATGGACAAGGCCAAGCTGTGGCCTCCACAGGTGTACACTCTTTCCGTCCTCGCCAACTTCCAACACGTTTACGAACTTCGTCAGGTTCTGTTTGACAGGTTGCCATGGCGATCAGAGAGATGGATGCCAGTTATGGCCACGTGTGATGACGGGATTTTAATGATGTTGCCGG GCGACGATTCGTATCCGGAAGATCCTTATGTTGAAGGAGATGGAAACGACGACCTCACTTTCTCAGGGACCATGGAGGAACAGACAAATAATACCAGAAACCACAACCGAGCACATGGTTATATGACAGAAGGCGGCAAATTGAAGTACCGTCTCTTTTGTAACATTGACTATGGGGACCGCCGTCTGTCACCGTTGAGGGGCGAGGATCTAAATACTGCTTTAAAGACTCAACGGCCTTCCAATGCAAAACTCTAG
- the LOC121388546 gene encoding nucleoside diphosphate-linked moiety X motif 19-like yields MSRIVRNWREAATLMLCTLRSNNSKSYNDKATCSLKKCGTVPHKNFLKQETDSRSVDILMLKRSSQSQFLPSVYVFPGGISHDSDFSQEWIGLFNSCGQHLNFDKFILSNQKPFEENRPDESVFTRKRNVVSGVPGEVGIRICAIRETFEESGVLIAKHVDDARIFNRNPSLFNTGPISGSTFSSPVLGQWRERVIHEASQFVVMCRDLNIVPDVWSLYEWCNWLTPVINPVHLSKHRRRFDTAFFACCISGSSHAVEDQRETVYSLWSSPELIVESWRENHVGLAGPQLYELSRLLNFENAHALHNFLFEISTHRAERWMGVFCVCKDALLELLPGDSLYPENVNCNKDSAIFRDETHDELKTMFPKRNRVVYSRKPKQGRLLGVDCNVQLHNHVTPRNIIRNQSEPSVE; encoded by the exons ATGTCTCGCATCGTGAGGAATTGGCGGGAAGCAGCTACCTTGATGCTATGTACACTTAGAAGCAACAACTCGAAATCTTACAATGACAAAGCTACGTGCAGCTTAAAAAAATGTGGCACTGTGCCACACAAGAACTTCTTGAAGCAGGAAACGGACAGTCGCAGTGTTGATATTTTGATGTTAAAACGAAGTAGCCAAAGCCAGTTTCTTCCCAGTGTATATGTCTTTCCGGGAGGAATTTCACATGACAGTGATTTTTCACAGGAGTGGATCGGACTGTTCAATTCCTGTGGGCAACACTTAAATTTtgacaagtttattttgtctaATCAAAAACCCTTTGAAGAAAATAGGCCTGATGAATCAGTCTTTACTAGAAAGCGCAATGTTGTTTCAGGTGTTCCTGGAGAAGTTGGTATACGAATATGTGCAATTAGGGAGACGTTTGAAGAATCGGGTGTCCTCATTGCTAAACATGTCGATGACGCTAGAATTTTTAATCGCAATccatccttgtttaatactgggCCAATTTCGGGTTCAACTTTTTCATCGCCCGTTTTGGGACAGTGGCGGGAACGAGTTATCCACGAGGCCAGTCAGTTTGTGGTCATGTGTAGAGACCTGAATATCGTGCCTGATGTCTGGTCGCTGTACGAGTGGTGCAACTGGCTCACACCTGTAATTAACCCGGTTCACCTGTCCAAACACAGACGGCGGTTTGACACGGCTTTCTTCGCGTGTTGTATCTCTGGTAGCTCACACGCTGTTGAGGATCAAAGAGAAACTGTTTACTCTCTG TGGTCGTCTCCCGAGCTGATCGTAGAGTCCTGGCGTGAAAACCACGTTGGACTGGCAGGACCCCAGCTGTACGAGCTGTCTCGATTACTCAACTTTGAGAACGCACACGCTCTGCACAACTTCCTGTTTGAGATCTCCACACACAGGGCAGAGCGATGGATGGGCGTCTTCTGTGTCTGTAAAGATGCTCTGCTTGAACTGCTACCAG GAGATAGCCTTTATCCTGAAAACGTGAACTGTAACAAGGATAGTGCTATTTTTCGAGACGAAACACATGATGAATTAAAGACGATGTTTCCAAAGAGAAATAGAGTGGTGTACAGTCGGAAGCCAAAACAGGGACGTCTGCTCGGCGTTGACTGCAACGTGCAGCTACATAATCACGTGACCCCTCGAAATATAATACGTAATCAGTCGGAACCGTCCGTGGAATAG